A window from Methylocystis sp. MJC1 encodes these proteins:
- a CDS encoding DUF2173 family protein: MAALTELAKLDGVVLAFEFAPDGRLLDHEATAETPPGMTEMAAAAQFCASVTTNFNALAEAFSKLSGMQWIPQQGWAYSGGEYTIAIGCNGYRGVFIKTEKADFNQLFELLVASK; encoded by the coding sequence ATGGCTGCACTGACGGAACTTGCAAAATTGGACGGCGTCGTCCTCGCATTTGAGTTCGCCCCGGACGGCCGCCTGCTTGATCACGAAGCGACCGCCGAGACGCCGCCCGGGATGACTGAGATGGCTGCGGCTGCACAGTTTTGTGCGTCGGTAACGACCAACTTCAACGCGCTTGCCGAAGCATTCTCCAAACTGAGCGGCATGCAATGGATACCCCAACAGGGGTGGGCGTATTCCGGGGGTGAGTATACGATAGCCATCGGCTGCAACGGCTATCGCGGGGTTTTCATCAAGACCGAAAAGGCCGACTTCAACCAACTGTTTGAACTGCTGGTTGCCAGCAAATAG
- a CDS encoding SOS response-associated peptidase codes for MCGRFTQSYTWAEVERFLSVIGPARNLRPRYNIAPTTPIDVLRLGGAGRELVSMRWGLVPSWWKKSLSELPATFNARAETLAEKPMFRSALKSRRCIIPASGFYEWTGKPGAKTPHYFSARDGRPLAFAGLWECWRDPETQEPMESATIVVGPANEWMRPFHDRMPVILDWCDAGAWMAGERLGELLCHPPENALHEWIVSSRVNRSGVGDDDPALIEPSRAA; via the coding sequence ATGTGCGGACGGTTCACACAATCCTACACATGGGCGGAGGTCGAGCGCTTCCTGAGCGTCATCGGCCCGGCGCGCAATCTACGGCCGCGCTACAACATTGCGCCGACCACTCCAATCGACGTCCTACGGCTTGGGGGGGCGGGCCGCGAGCTCGTCTCCATGCGCTGGGGCCTTGTCCCGTCCTGGTGGAAGAAATCGCTCAGCGAACTGCCGGCGACCTTCAACGCCCGCGCCGAGACGCTTGCCGAAAAGCCGATGTTCCGCTCGGCGCTCAAGTCGCGTCGCTGCATCATCCCGGCGTCGGGCTTCTATGAATGGACCGGCAAGCCGGGGGCAAAAACGCCCCACTATTTCTCGGCGCGCGACGGCCGCCCGCTGGCTTTTGCGGGCCTATGGGAGTGCTGGCGCGATCCTGAGACACAGGAGCCCATGGAGTCCGCAACGATTGTCGTGGGGCCCGCAAACGAGTGGATGCGGCCCTTTCATGACCGCATGCCCGTCATTCTCGACTGGTGCGACGCCGGCGCCTGGATGGCGGGAGAGCGCCTTGGGGAGCTTCTTTGTCACCCGCCCGAGAACGCGCTACACGAATGGATCGTATCGTCGCGGGTGAACCGCTCTGGCGTCGGGGACGATGATCCGGCGCTAATCGAACCCTCGCGGGCGGCCTAA
- a CDS encoding Spy/CpxP family protein refolding chaperone produces the protein MRKRLLTTMSAAMLAAAGLAGTALADPPATDQPAQAGDQGFSPEDRAAFLDARVAALKSGLKLTAAQEKSWPALETALREVWKARADRAAEFRGKWKDIREHHNVVEGLRLRSQGLTSRGAELSKLADAAKPLFDSLDDAQKRRFGVLLFHVLLTPIGHGHWGAHADH, from the coding sequence TTGCGTAAACGACTCCTCACCACGATGTCCGCGGCGATGCTCGCTGCCGCAGGTCTGGCAGGGACCGCCCTTGCCGACCCACCCGCAACCGATCAGCCCGCTCAGGCCGGGGATCAAGGCTTCTCTCCTGAAGACCGCGCGGCTTTCTTGGACGCCCGGGTAGCAGCGCTAAAATCGGGTTTGAAGCTTACTGCGGCGCAGGAAAAATCATGGCCCGCGCTCGAAACCGCTTTGCGCGAGGTATGGAAAGCTCGCGCGGATCGCGCCGCGGAGTTCCGCGGGAAATGGAAAGACATTCGCGAGCATCACAACGTCGTCGAGGGGCTACGACTGCGCTCTCAGGGGCTTACTTCACGGGGCGCAGAGCTAAGCAAGCTCGCGGACGCTGCGAAGCCGCTCTTCGACAGTCTCGACGATGCGCAGAAGCGCCGCTTCGGCGTTCTTCTCTTCCATGTGCTTTTGACGCCGATTGGCCACGGGCACTGGGGAGCGCACGCCGATCACTGA
- a CDS encoding glycoside hydrolase family 19 protein yields the protein MTNWTRVLRALAPHGRDDIIAMIADHADDVFPRYGITTVRRQACIIAHAAVETGNRRGYFQRLDEDLDYTAERLHEVWPKRFPTVASAAPFAHNPHALAIKVYGDRMGNRPGTDDGWTFRGKGVWNETGRKNVTALGKLFGVSAEVAAERLTDPAYALEYACALYKLLGVQPYADSGDVTRQTLHINGGKNGLPERETAYDKTVRLLSAETQVSRVSGVEEAPRKVTARDLRATGSRTIAGTDRVKVGLANLTTGVAAVTATTSTVNSIAGQMSDAADSVTGAVQSGSAALAWAEGHWKALAIVAGAILVIVALWQIWRGASQAEAARVDDARSGVNPSR from the coding sequence ATGACCAACTGGACACGCGTTCTCCGCGCGCTGGCGCCGCATGGGCGTGACGATATCATTGCGATGATCGCCGATCATGCCGACGATGTCTTTCCGCGCTATGGCATTACGACCGTGCGCCGGCAGGCCTGCATCATTGCGCATGCCGCTGTCGAGACTGGAAACAGACGCGGATATTTTCAGCGGCTCGACGAAGATCTCGATTACACAGCCGAGCGCCTCCATGAAGTCTGGCCCAAGCGCTTCCCGACCGTCGCGAGCGCCGCGCCTTTTGCTCACAATCCGCATGCCTTGGCGATCAAGGTCTATGGCGATCGCATGGGCAATCGGCCGGGAACGGATGACGGCTGGACGTTCCGCGGCAAGGGCGTGTGGAACGAGACGGGCCGCAAAAACGTCACCGCGCTGGGCAAGCTGTTCGGCGTGTCGGCGGAGGTTGCCGCGGAGCGGCTGACCGATCCGGCCTATGCGCTCGAATACGCGTGCGCCCTCTACAAGTTGCTCGGCGTCCAGCCCTATGCCGACTCCGGCGATGTGACCCGGCAGACCCTGCACATCAATGGCGGGAAGAACGGTCTTCCCGAGCGCGAGACGGCCTACGATAAGACCGTGCGGCTGCTTAGCGCCGAGACTCAAGTCTCGCGCGTGTCGGGCGTCGAAGAAGCCCCGAGGAAAGTAACGGCGCGCGATCTGCGCGCGACCGGCTCACGCACCATCGCTGGGACGGATCGCGTCAAGGTTGGCCTCGCGAACCTCACGACAGGCGTCGCCGCCGTTACCGCTACCACTTCGACAGTCAACAGCATTGCCGGGCAGATGTCGGACGCGGCCGATTCCGTGACGGGCGCCGTGCAGAGCGGCTCGGCCGCGCTGGCCTGGGCCGAGGGCCATTGGAAAGCGCTGGCGATCGTCGCCGGCGCGATCCTCGTCATCGTGGCGCTCTGGCAGATTTGGCGCGGCGCATCACAGGCTGAGGCCGCGCGTGTGGATGACGCGCGTAGCGGCGTCAATCCCTCCCGTTGA
- a CDS encoding phage tail protein, with amino-acid sequence MSFLRGASAKSQQSAMPLPQYSGLQIQTSSNAIPVAICYGMNKLAPNLIFYNGFHFIPNLQPQQVANSGVSGWFGHTHTQYTISSWEYFCDLMMGLCEGPVQGIGQVWKDNSIYGATTQTAENWVVPAVSPYQITVRQAASFVQNVSVKYNSTGILLVQVAGAPGPGQYSVAAGVYTFNSADAGKSGNISYRYKTPTVFNAFGKPINTDPLAILHLSLFNGAQGQAGWGYLAAAYPQENLNYSGTAYIAANNYDLGTNATIGNLNFEVKGFFYGTGANGVDADPAPVIADFLTNPQYGCKFPGANIDATSLFGSSSDSSLQTFCKATGICFSPLVNQQESGASILQRWAQLLITGAVWSGDRLRFVPYGDQNLTVNGVTWIAPVTPVYDLDDHDFLYTAGDDPVTVQRLDPFTIPNFQWLEVLNRAGVTAGQGQPQYQATPVSVHDQAAIEQFGLLVGSSITAHEICDLAVAQTVAQTLLQRQIYIRQQFTFKLSWEYCRLDPMDVVTLTDVNLGLSKYPVRIIDIEEDEEGALTIIAEELAQGVSTAETYAVSGSGGGSLNQALQAGPVNAPLIFEPPPSLTNNTPQLWLGASASVNGAADPNWGGCNVYASLDNISYQQIATIRNPIRQGFLTAPLASATGWDTTNTLAVDLSESGGTLDNSTQAAAQAGQTLCLVDGELLGFETATLTAANKYNLTGLARGLFNSCPLAHASGAAFARLDGAVAAFALPPNYIGKTLYLKFQSFNVFGSGWQDVSTLTVYTYTPTGNGAITPVWQGLQLHQNEDWGAATDVVANQEDWGTVTGCPFGRVVDLGALT; translated from the coding sequence ATGAGCTTTCTTCGCGGAGCCTCCGCCAAGTCGCAGCAATCGGCGATGCCGCTGCCCCAATATTCGGGGCTGCAAATCCAAACGTCGAGCAACGCGATCCCGGTCGCGATCTGCTACGGGATGAACAAGCTCGCGCCGAACTTGATCTTTTATAACGGCTTTCATTTCATCCCGAACCTGCAGCCGCAGCAAGTCGCGAATAGCGGCGTGAGCGGATGGTTTGGGCACACACATACCCAATACACCATCTCGAGCTGGGAGTATTTCTGCGACCTGATGATGGGCCTTTGCGAGGGGCCGGTTCAGGGGATCGGGCAGGTCTGGAAAGACAATTCAATCTATGGGGCGACAACTCAAACGGCTGAGAACTGGGTCGTTCCGGCCGTGTCGCCCTATCAAATAACCGTTCGCCAGGCGGCGTCTTTCGTCCAAAATGTTTCGGTCAAATATAATTCGACCGGCATTTTGCTGGTCCAGGTCGCAGGCGCGCCCGGGCCGGGCCAATATTCCGTCGCGGCAGGCGTCTATACGTTCAACAGCGCCGACGCAGGCAAATCCGGCAATATCTCCTATCGATATAAAACACCGACGGTATTCAATGCCTTCGGCAAGCCGATAAACACGGACCCGCTGGCGATCCTGCATCTCTCGCTGTTCAATGGCGCACAAGGGCAGGCTGGGTGGGGCTATCTTGCGGCAGCCTATCCGCAGGAAAATCTCAATTATTCCGGGACGGCCTATATCGCCGCGAATAACTACGACCTCGGCACGAATGCGACGATCGGCAATCTGAATTTCGAGGTCAAAGGCTTCTTTTACGGCACGGGCGCCAATGGGGTCGACGCCGATCCGGCGCCGGTCATCGCCGATTTCCTGACCAACCCGCAATATGGTTGCAAATTCCCAGGCGCCAATATCGACGCGACCAGCCTCTTCGGCTCGAGCAGCGATTCCTCGCTGCAGACCTTTTGCAAGGCGACCGGCATTTGCTTCTCGCCGCTGGTCAATCAGCAAGAGAGCGGCGCGAGCATTCTGCAGCGCTGGGCGCAGCTGCTGATCACGGGGGCGGTCTGGTCCGGCGATCGGCTGCGCTTCGTTCCGTATGGAGATCAAAATCTGACTGTCAATGGCGTGACCTGGATCGCGCCTGTGACGCCGGTTTACGACCTCGACGATCACGACTTCCTCTATACCGCGGGCGACGATCCAGTCACGGTTCAGCGCCTCGACCCTTTCACGATCCCGAATTTTCAATGGCTGGAGGTTTTGAACCGCGCCGGCGTCACGGCGGGCCAGGGTCAGCCGCAATATCAGGCGACGCCGGTCTCCGTGCATGATCAGGCGGCGATCGAACAATTTGGATTGCTGGTCGGAAGCTCTATCACTGCGCACGAAATTTGCGATCTCGCCGTTGCCCAGACCGTCGCGCAGACCTTGTTGCAGCGGCAGATTTACATCCGTCAGCAGTTCACTTTCAAACTGTCGTGGGAATATTGCCGCCTCGACCCGATGGACGTCGTCACCCTCACGGACGTCAATCTCGGCCTCTCGAAATATCCCGTCCGCATTATCGATATCGAAGAGGACGAAGAGGGCGCGCTAACGATCATCGCCGAAGAGTTGGCGCAGGGCGTTTCCACGGCAGAGACCTACGCCGTCTCCGGATCGGGTGGCGGGTCGCTGAATCAGGCGCTGCAGGCGGGCCCGGTCAATGCGCCGCTGATCTTCGAACCGCCGCCGTCGCTCACGAACAATACGCCGCAACTCTGGCTCGGGGCCTCGGCGAGCGTGAATGGCGCGGCCGATCCGAACTGGGGCGGATGCAACGTCTATGCATCGCTCGACAATATTTCCTATCAGCAGATCGCGACGATCCGGAACCCGATCCGCCAGGGCTTCCTGACGGCGCCGCTGGCGAGCGCGACCGGGTGGGACACGACGAACACGCTCGCGGTCGACCTTTCGGAAAGCGGCGGGACGCTCGATAATTCGACGCAGGCGGCGGCGCAAGCCGGGCAAACGCTTTGCCTTGTCGACGGCGAATTGCTCGGATTCGAAACCGCGACGCTCACCGCGGCGAACAAATATAATCTCACCGGGCTGGCGCGCGGGCTCTTCAATTCCTGCCCGCTGGCGCATGCGAGCGGCGCTGCATTTGCGCGCCTCGACGGGGCGGTCGCGGCGTTTGCCTTGCCGCCCAATTACATCGGCAAGACGCTTTATCTGAAATTCCAGAGCTTCAATGTCTTCGGCTCTGGCTGGCAGGATGTTTCGACTCTGACCGTCTACACCTACACGCCCACCGGCAACGGCGCGATCACGCCCGTCTGGCAGGGGCTGCAACTGCATCAAAACGAGGATTGGGGCGCGGCGACCGACGTCGTCGCGAACCAGGAAGATTGGGGAACGGTGACCGGCTGTCCGTTCGGCCGCGTCGTCGATCTAGGAGCGCTGACGTAA
- a CDS encoding DUF2163 domain-containing protein — protein MKPAPAALATLLDSARTSLDSTLAFAECFTFSMPTGTVLTYTNADVPILYKGNLFRCDGPLIQGLKYKSTIGFNVDRQNVTIAARPGDLISNAGAQFLVGLRDGAFDGCVIARDRVFFSDFVGGNLAGGIRMFLGRLSTVDQVGRTQAEISVATMLVHLDQQMPRNVYSPMCLNTLYDENCNLARSAFGTQGAAGSGSTAAVINFTGALAQHVQGSLVFSTGVNSGVRATIKAVSPGASLTLMYPLPEVPAVGDVFSVYWGCDHTMATCKGVFNNLSRFRGFPFIPPPQSAL, from the coding sequence TTGAAACCTGCCCCCGCCGCACTCGCCACGCTGCTCGATTCCGCGCGGACGTCACTCGACTCGACGCTCGCTTTCGCCGAGTGTTTCACCTTTTCCATGCCCACGGGAACGGTGCTCACTTACACGAATGCGGACGTTCCGATCCTCTACAAGGGCAATCTGTTCCGCTGCGACGGCCCGCTGATCCAGGGGCTCAAATATAAATCCACGATCGGCTTCAACGTCGACCGGCAGAATGTGACGATCGCGGCGCGGCCCGGCGATCTCATTTCGAATGCGGGCGCGCAGTTTTTGGTCGGGCTGCGCGACGGCGCTTTCGACGGCTGCGTCATCGCGCGCGACCGCGTCTTCTTCTCCGATTTCGTCGGCGGCAATCTCGCCGGCGGCATAAGGATGTTTCTCGGGCGTCTCTCGACCGTGGACCAGGTCGGCCGCACGCAGGCAGAGATCAGTGTGGCGACGATGCTGGTCCATCTCGACCAGCAAATGCCGCGCAATGTCTATTCGCCGATGTGCCTCAACACGCTCTATGATGAAAACTGCAACCTGGCGCGATCGGCCTTCGGAACGCAGGGCGCGGCCGGCTCCGGATCGACGGCGGCCGTCATCAATTTCACCGGCGCGCTCGCGCAGCATGTGCAGGGGTCGCTTGTTTTCTCGACCGGCGTCAATTCCGGCGTGCGCGCGACGATAAAGGCCGTCTCGCCCGGCGCGTCGCTCACGCTGATGTATCCGCTCCCCGAGGTCCCGGCGGTCGGCGACGTGTTCTCGGTCTATTGGGGCTGTGATCACACGATGGCGACCTGCAAGGGCGTCTTCAACAATCTCAGCCGGTTTCGCGGCTTCCCCTTCATCCCGCCGCCGCAGAGCGCGCTCTGA
- a CDS encoding DUF2460 domain-containing protein: MTTSLVFPSLKGQLFPVKRPVTASNVASGNDSGREVRTAIYGNIWEWEIGFDGLGSDAALYAGLGAQTLQAIVELYIQCQGAFGTFLYTDPTDNAATAQSLGTGDGATTGFKFRRAIGGAFDNVGKVTIVSAVYLNGVAQSSGWSLVAPNVLSFAAAPAAGVPVTANFSYRFVCRFMDDNIELTQIMNHLWQGKSIKFRSVLA; encoded by the coding sequence GTGACGACCTCCCTCGTCTTCCCCTCGCTCAAGGGGCAGCTCTTCCCGGTCAAACGGCCCGTCACGGCAAGCAATGTGGCGAGCGGCAACGACTCGGGCCGCGAGGTCCGGACCGCGATCTACGGCAATATCTGGGAATGGGAGATCGGCTTCGACGGGCTCGGCTCCGACGCTGCGCTCTACGCCGGGCTCGGCGCGCAGACGCTGCAGGCGATCGTGGAGCTCTACATCCAATGCCAGGGCGCGTTCGGGACGTTTCTCTATACCGACCCGACCGACAACGCCGCGACCGCACAGAGCCTCGGAACCGGCGACGGCGCAACGACCGGCTTCAAATTCCGCCGCGCGATCGGGGGCGCCTTCGACAATGTGGGCAAGGTGACGATCGTTTCGGCGGTTTATCTCAACGGCGTCGCGCAATCCTCGGGCTGGTCGCTCGTCGCGCCCAATGTGTTGAGCTTCGCGGCGGCTCCAGCGGCCGGCGTCCCGGTGACCGCAAACTTTTCCTACCGGTTCGTCTGCCGCTTCATGGACGACAATATCGAGCTGACGCAGATCATGAACCATCTCTGGCAGGGGAAGAGCATCAAGTTCAGGAGCGTGCTCGCTTGA
- a CDS encoding baseplate megatron protein TIM-barrel domain-containing protein, which translates to MSFPWIGAINVIPSSGEFTYDTVPYTARQPGASAFLPINTYYAPGGTKTDFEYALDQLQADLPNCQFVALVIQWMGNSLDASACQVYPSTTYWLGTQVGAFAPADGTSDAGLAPSYWRVSGLTLADCNNGLIPISRPDGVNSAYGGTCSDQSVVRAIQAVKARGLKVALYVQMNMDVTGQPWRGMCVYSSDMSTAADAAVAHFLGTATTAMFTRDAANLTVNYSNSGLPSNGKYDFTFRRFILHYANLAVVAGGVNLFCINGELRGLEMIRGSTWTPQGTVDGSGKNHWNYPFVTGLVTLANDIRIIFDGAGLAKNLAARQNLITYSPDWSQWTGAPHSGTYGGQPYNGVWPHLDDLYSAANIDLVSFDNYFPLSDWTTGDGGLDALNWRGTPPSSWPVASPNTIGLGLAGAPDIHSIAYLQSQIEGGEKFNYWYGDYNSSKAYDPNGTLQIVTAPQGDRLTQSRNAYAAGQELLALKKVRWWWSNQHKAVYDNGDGQGWIPRGNPTSWVPYAKSIMHMEYGSPCNDKCTNEPNLFFDLGSVAGGTQFWTVWRPDGSAPKIDNAQCINYHQAFNAYWQANNWTVGSVPMMATDMMFAWNWDARPFPTFPLRLDIWADGKNWANSHWLNGKFPGVASPAQPSPPAMPALATFPSLPGLAWSAVMRPKFATQTHDHASGKSSRRAKMVYPLYEIELTYEFLRADSAGELQALLGFFKQQQGQTQPFWFAFPNLSNVTGAQIGTGDGSTKTFFVSYPFGQMATPAPGKIAIAAVYVNGIAQASGAWSKSTGGPAAVTLSTAPALGAIVSIDATITWICRFSDDTEDLEQFTYNLFDLKSLKLQTVKDWGSVAFAA; encoded by the coding sequence ATGAGCTTCCCCTGGATCGGCGCCATCAACGTCATACCGTCCAGTGGCGAGTTCACATACGACACGGTCCCCTATACCGCGCGCCAGCCCGGCGCGTCGGCGTTCCTGCCCATCAACACCTATTACGCGCCGGGCGGAACGAAGACCGATTTCGAATATGCGCTGGATCAGCTGCAGGCGGATCTGCCGAATTGCCAGTTTGTAGCCTTGGTCATCCAATGGATGGGCAATAGCCTCGACGCTTCGGCCTGCCAGGTCTACCCGTCGACGACCTATTGGCTCGGGACACAGGTTGGCGCCTTCGCTCCAGCGGATGGAACATCGGACGCCGGCCTCGCGCCAAGCTATTGGCGCGTATCCGGCCTCACCCTGGCGGATTGCAACAACGGCCTGATCCCGATCAGCCGGCCGGATGGCGTCAATTCCGCTTATGGCGGAACATGCTCGGATCAGAGCGTGGTGCGCGCGATTCAGGCGGTCAAGGCGCGCGGGCTCAAGGTCGCGCTTTATGTCCAGATGAATATGGACGTCACGGGCCAGCCCTGGCGCGGCATGTGCGTCTATTCGAGCGATATGAGCACGGCGGCCGATGCGGCGGTCGCGCATTTCCTCGGCACGGCGACAACGGCGATGTTCACGCGCGACGCAGCCAATCTGACCGTGAACTATTCCAACAGCGGTCTGCCGTCGAACGGCAAATATGATTTCACTTTCCGCCGCTTCATCCTGCATTACGCGAATCTCGCGGTCGTCGCCGGCGGCGTGAACCTGTTCTGCATCAACGGCGAACTGCGCGGCCTCGAGATGATCCGCGGTTCAACTTGGACCCCGCAAGGCACGGTCGACGGTTCGGGAAAGAACCATTGGAACTATCCCTTCGTCACAGGCCTCGTCACGCTCGCGAATGATATCCGCATAATCTTCGACGGCGCCGGCTTGGCGAAAAATCTCGCTGCGCGCCAGAACCTCATCACCTATTCGCCGGACTGGTCGCAATGGACCGGCGCGCCGCACAGCGGGACCTATGGCGGCCAACCCTACAACGGCGTCTGGCCGCACCTCGACGATCTTTATTCGGCGGCGAATATCGATCTCGTTTCCTTCGACAATTACTTCCCGCTGTCGGATTGGACGACGGGCGACGGCGGCCTCGACGCGCTGAACTGGCGCGGGACGCCGCCTTCGTCCTGGCCCGTCGCCAGCCCAAACACGATCGGCCTGGGCCTCGCCGGCGCGCCCGACATCCACAGCATCGCCTATCTCCAATCGCAGATCGAAGGCGGCGAGAAGTTCAACTATTGGTATGGCGATTACAATTCGTCGAAGGCCTATGACCCGAACGGCACGCTGCAGATCGTGACGGCCCCGCAGGGCGACCGGCTCACGCAATCGCGCAACGCTTATGCGGCCGGGCAAGAGCTGCTCGCGCTCAAGAAGGTTCGTTGGTGGTGGAGCAACCAACACAAGGCCGTCTACGACAATGGCGATGGGCAGGGATGGATTCCGCGCGGCAACCCGACCTCATGGGTTCCTTACGCAAAATCCATCATGCACATGGAATATGGCTCACCCTGTAACGACAAATGCACCAATGAGCCGAACCTCTTCTTCGATCTCGGCTCGGTCGCGGGCGGCACGCAATTCTGGACAGTCTGGCGGCCGGACGGCTCGGCGCCCAAGATCGATAATGCGCAGTGCATCAATTATCACCAGGCGTTCAACGCCTATTGGCAGGCGAATAATTGGACGGTCGGAAGCGTCCCAATGATGGCGACCGACATGATGTTCGCCTGGAACTGGGACGCGCGGCCTTTCCCGACCTTTCCGCTGCGCCTCGACATCTGGGCGGACGGGAAGAACTGGGCCAACAGCCATTGGCTCAACGGCAAGTTCCCGGGGGTCGCGTCGCCCGCGCAGCCGAGTCCTCCTGCCATGCCGGCGCTCGCGACCTTCCCGTCACTGCCGGGCCTGGCATGGTCGGCGGTGATGCGGCCCAAATTCGCGACGCAAACGCATGATCACGCCTCTGGCAAATCCTCGCGCCGCGCCAAAATGGTCTATCCGCTCTACGAAATCGAGCTGACCTATGAGTTTCTGCGTGCGGACAGCGCCGGCGAGCTACAGGCCTTGCTCGGCTTCTTCAAGCAGCAACAGGGGCAGACGCAACCATTCTGGTTTGCCTTCCCGAATTTGTCGAACGTGACCGGCGCGCAGATCGGAACGGGCGACGGGTCCACGAAGACCTTCTTCGTCTCCTACCCGTTCGGCCAGATGGCGACGCCGGCGCCGGGCAAGATCGCGATCGCCGCCGTCTATGTGAATGGGATCGCGCAGGCTTCCGGCGCGTGGAGCAAATCGACCGGCGGCCCGGCGGCTGTCACGCTTTCAACCGCGCCGGCGCTCGGCGCGATCGTCTCGATCGATGCGACAATCACGTGGATTTGCCGTTTCTCGGATGACACGGAAGACCTCGAGCAATTCACTTACAACCTCTTCGACCTCAAATCTCTGAAGCTCCAGACCGTGAAGGATTGGGGCTCGGTCGCTTTCGCCGCCTGA